CCTTTAAAACAACAGGAAGGTCAACATAGGAGGATTTGAAGAGTTTAACATTACTAAAACCGGAGAGATTTTTTTCTGCAATGGCCAAAACTTCAGAGTCAATATCTAAACCAATAACAAAAATATTAGGCGAAACTGAGGCCATAAGTAAAGTATGACCACCTTCACCAACTGTACAGTCAACATATACTCCATCTTTTTTCCAAATAAGATGTTCAATAACTTCTCTAGGCATTACTGGAATATGCTTATCTTCATATCTTCTCACTTTTCTCGCTCCGCTCCGCTAAATTAACTCATTTTCTACTATAACATTTTAATATTCTATTTCAAAATTAAAATTAAAAAAACGAGCAGCCTTTAAGCTTTTATTCATAAGCCTTGCTGCTCGTTTCTAATTTAATAACAAAAGTATACATTTATATTACAATTAAAGTTACAATAAAATTCCTGCCTTTTTCAACAATTTTTTTGAGATCATATTATGTTTTTCTAAAAAATCAGAAATCTCAAAGTTTGTAAATTCACTATTTAATATTTTTATTTCTCCATTAATTACAGATAAATCAACCTGCTTTGGATCACAAAGCAATATTGAATTTATTGGATTATGTAATCCTCCAGCAAATTCAACCTTATCTAACTTAAAACCTATAAAATCTGCAGCCATTTCTGGTGCTATTTTTCCAATATAATCATCCATTTTTAAAACACCTGCTCCACCTATAGTTGCCATTTTTAAAACTTCCCTAACAGTTAAAGCATTGGCACCATATTTTGCTCTCTGGAGTAATAGTGCATTTCTTGCTTCCATTATCATGTTATTTGTATCATTACTTGCACTACCATCTACAGCAATTCCTATTCTGATTTTATTCTTTAACTCACTTACTGGAGCAATTCCAGATCCTAATCTCATATTTGAAGAAGGGCAATGTGCCATTCCAACATTATTTTTTGAAAGCTTTTCCATATCTTCTTTACTCAACCAGACCATGTGAGCAAACCATACTTTGTTGTTAAGCCAACCAAGTTCTTCCATATAGTCTACGGGCCTTTTTCCAAACTTTTCAAGACAATATTCTTCTTCATCTCTTGTTTCAGCAAGGTGTGTATGAAGTAGAACATCATATTTATTAGCAATTTTTACAGTCTCCTTCATCAAATATGGCGTCACCGAAAACGGCGAACAAGGAGCAAGCGCAACTCTAAGCATAGAATATTTGCTTGGATCATGATATTTTTCTATAACTCTAACACTTTCTTGCAATATTTCATCGTCAGTTTGAACAACACTATCTGGAGGAAGACCTCCGTTTTTTTTACTAAGCGACATACTCCCTCTTGTAGGATGAAACCTTACACCTATCAATTTTGCAGCTTCTATTTCAGCATCAAAAAGCTTGTTATTTCCATATGGGTAAAGATAAAGATGGTCTGTTGTTGTTGTAACTCCAGTTTTAATCATTTCATAGAGTGCTATTAAACTACTTACATAAATTGCCTCTTCATCTATAAATTTCCATATTTCATAATGAAAAACAAGCCAATCAAAAAGCTTTTTGTCTGCAGCAAGTCCTCTAGTAAGTGATTGAAACATATGATGATGTGTATTTACAAAACCGGGGATAATCATATATCCATCTAAATCGTAAATTTCATCTGCTTCAATATTTTCCCAATTTCTTCCAACCTCTTTAATTACATTATCTTCCACTAAAATATAACCATTCTCAATATCTCCAATTTTTTCATCAAATGTATAAACATAAGAAATATTTTTAAACAATTTTCTCACATTACCACCTTCAATCTTCAAAATATATTTTCATAAGTTCATCATAATGTTTTTTTCTATATTCAAGTATTTTTTCATTTACTTCATAAACTTTTTCTTGTTGCTTAATCCAATAACTCTGATCCTTCTGCGCATTTAGCTCTTCTACTGTTTTTCCTTGCTGCTCAACCCAGGTATAATATTTTAAATTATGCCATCTTTCTCTAGAATATTTATCACCTTCAAAGATCCAAGAAGGCTCTTTGTATAATAAAATTCTTTCAGTTCGTGCTTTAGCTTCTGCTCTATCAAGTTTTCCAAACTTTTCCTCTAAATCTTTCATAACTGAATAATATCTCTCAATTGAATCAGTAGCAACAATAAAAATATTATCATCAGACGTAAAGTTATAATACTTTGCTACTTTTATTGCTCCAATCAAATTAGCAACTCCCGAAATCCCAAATTTGTCTGATATAAAATCAACCATATCTTTTGGAGCAAATTCTTTCAAAAATTCAATTCCCACTGGATCGCTTAAAACTTGAAGCATTTTCTTTGATTCCATATCGTCAACTAAAACAACTGCGTCATTATTCATAACATTATGAATCCATGTAACATGTTTATCACCAATACCTTGAATATCGTGACCACCATATCCGTTAAGAGAAATTGTTGGACATTGTAATGGCTCAACAGCAACTACTTTAGCTTCTGAAAATTCTTGTTTTACTCTATCACCAGATGCTATTGTTCCAGCAGAACCTACACCTAAAACAACTGCCGAAATTCTAGAATTTCCAATTTTTTTATTTTTTACTAATTCGATCATTGTATTTCCTGTAACATAGTAATGAAATCTATAATTGCCAAATTCTTCAAATTGGTTTAATATTCTTACATGTTCAGGATCCTTATTATATAGTTCTTTTGATTTATCGTATATTTCTTTAACATTTGATTCGCACCCAGGTGTTGCAATAACCTCAGCTCCATATTTTCTAATAATTTCAAATCTTTCTTTACTCATAAGTTCTGGAAGTAAAACAATAGATCTATAATTCATTCTAGATGAAACCCAAGCTCCTCCAATTCCATAATTCCCGGTTGATGGCCAAATTAATGTATGTTTCAATGGATCCACTTCTCCGTAAACAGTTTTTTCTGCCAACACTGAGTATGTTGCACCAACTTTATGACTTCCTGATGGAAATTCTTTTGCATATAAAACAATTATATTAGCATCAACTCCTGTAATATCTTTCGGAACTTCAAAATAATAAATTTCATTATTTTCATCTTTCCATGTGATATTAAACAAGTTAATTGGATGAAGTGGATCTTTCTTTTTCATTTCAATAGCTCTTTTCCTAATTTTTGGATCAATCTTTTCTGGATTAAGCATTTCTTCAAAAGTTGGTCCAATAACAGGAACCTTTCTCATCATAATTTTCCCTCCTTAGTATTTTTAACTATTTCCTCTAAAGAAATAGGTATCTTATTTAAAAAACTACCTATAGCATTTGAAACTGCATTTAAAACTGAAGGTGGTGAAGTCATTAGCGATGGTTCACCCAATCCTTTTGCACCGAATGGTCCTTCTGAGAATTCCTCTTCCACAAAATACACATGTATTTTCTCAGGAATGTCTTTGATAGTTGGGATTAAATAATTATTGAAATTAGTAGTGAGTATTTTTCCACTATTTTGCTTTATTTCTTCCATAATAGCGTATCCCATCCCTTGAATTACCCCACCTTGAACCTGACCAACAGCACCTTCTAAGTTTATAACTTTACCAATATCATGACAAACCCAAGCTTCTTTCAATGCAACTTTTCCAGTTAACAAATCAACTTCAACAAGAGAAAGTTGCGTTGCAAAACTGTATGTTATATATGCCTCACCAATTCCATTTTCGTGATCAAAATGTAATTTAGGAGATTTATACCATCCAACCTCAGACAACTTAACGTTATTGTCGTTACATAACTTTGCAATCTCCTCAAAAGAAAATACTTTTTCTCTTATAAAAACTTTTCCATCTAAAAAACTAATTTCATTTTCACCTACACCAAAATAAGAAACTAGAAATTCAACTATGTTCTTTTTTAATTTCTCAGTTGCTATTTTTAAAGCATTACCACTAAAGAATGTAGTCCTTGAAGCTACAGTCGGCCCACTATCTTGAATAAACAATGTCTCAGGTTGCAAAACCCTAATCTTTGAAATATCTTGTCCCAATATTTCCGATACTATTATCGCCATTGTTGTTTTTGCACCTTGCCCCATTTCGGTATTACCTATCATTACATTAATAGTACCGTCTGATTGAACATTAATTGTTGCAGTAGCACCATCAAGATGTTGACCACCTGCTCCTAAACTTACACCATAAAAAATATGGGACCAACCTAATCCTAGTTTTTTTAATTTAGAGTTTTTATTATATTCTAAAACTTCTTTCTTTAAAATTTCATAATTTGATGCCTTATAAATTTTTTCCAAAGTTTTTTTTGCCCCAACTGATTGAGTTAGCACATGTCCGGTTGACGTTTCTTTATTCATATCAAGTGCATTTCTCATTCTTATTTTATACGGATCAATATTCAACTTTTTTGCCGCACGATCCATTATCGATTCAATCGCTACTAAAACTTGAGGCGAGCCAAAGCCTCTAAAAGCTCCACAAGGCACTTTATTTGTATATACTCCATATACATCAACACTTACATTTTTTACTGAATAAGCTCCACTTGCATGTACCATTGTCCTATACATAACTATTGGGGAAAGAGTTGAATAAGCACCCATATCTAAATAAACTTTTGTCTTGATTCCCAAAATTTTTCCATCTTTTGAAAATGCAACTTTGTAATATGACTTACTAGGATGTCTTTTACTTGTTTCTTTAATATCCATTTCTCTTGTATAGATTAATTTAACAGGTCTTTTTGTAATATATGATAAAAGAGCAGCCTTTGATGCTATGTAGGATGGAACATCTTCTTTTCCACCAAATCCTCCTCCAGTTTCAGTCTGTATTACATTTAATCTATTTAATTCTATTCCCAATATTTTTGCTACGTCTTTTTGAACATAAAATGGGCATTGCGCACTAACATAAATTTCCATTACCCCTCTTGGAGTATAATTTGCAACAACACCTTGTGTTTCCAAATATGAATGTTCTTGATACCCTGTTTCAAATTTTTCATCTATAATAAGATCCGCTTTTGAAAAAGCATCATCAACATTTCCTCTTCTAATTTTTCTATGAAAACCAATATTTGATTTTCCATTAACAATTATTTTATCTTTTATCGCTTCATCTATCGATAAAACAGGTGGTAACTCCTCAATTTCTACTTTTATTAATTTCCTAGCTTCTTCAATTGCATGCTTAGATTCAGCAGCAATCAGTGCTAATACATCTCCTTCAAATCTAATTTTTTCCCCTACAGGAACAAGAAAATTCATATCATCTATAACATGACCAAATTTATTAACTCCTGGAACATCTTTGTATGTCGCTATGTATACTACTCCAGGAATTTTCTTTGCTTCCGAAATATCTATATTTTTCAATATTCCATGTGGAACATTAGCATAAACTACTCCTGCATATAACATATTTTCAAAATAATAATCTGCTACGTATTTAGAAATTCCATAGGCTTTTTCTAATCCATCGATTCTCTCTACTTTCTTTCCAATTACATTCATAAATTACACCTCCACAAACAAATCAACTATTTTCTGTTTTTCAACGTCAATTAGTCCTTTATCTGTAATCTTTAATTTTGGTATTACAGCAAGTTGTAAAAAGTGTATTTGCATTAGGATATCACTATTTACCCCAATTTCTACTAAAGAATTTTTTAATTTCCTCAATTCTTCAACCACAAAACCATAGTTTTTGTCTGACATTAACCCCGCTATTGGAAGTGACAAAGAAGCTATAAGCTTTTTATTTTTTACAACAACGATTCCTCCATTTAACTCCTTTATCCTACTTATTGCATAATTCATATCCTCGTCATTTGTTCCAACAACAGTCAAATTATGAGAATCATGACCAATTGTAGTTGCAATTGCCCCATTTTTGATTGAAAGTCCGTGAACAAAGCCAATTGAATAACCGCTTGCTTTATGTCTATCAAAAACTGCTATTTTTATAATATCTCTGTCAATGTCTGAAACTACGTAACCTTTTTCAACCTTTGGCTCAAATATTAGTTCATCTGTTAAAAGAGTCCCAGATTTTACAGATATCACACGTATTTTTCTATTCCTATTTTTAATACTTAAAGAATAGTTTTTTACAATATTTATTTTTCCTAAAGTATTTGGAATATTACGAATTATACTTTCAACATTCATATTGATTCTTCTGTCCTCAACTACAATCTTTGAATCTTTAATAACAAACCTTATATTAAAATCTTTTAAACTATCTACAAAAACAATATCTGCTTTATAACCAGGCGAAATTGCACCCATACTTCTCAAATTAAAATATTTAGCAGTATTAATTGTTGCCATCCTAATTGCAATTATTGGATCAATTCCATTATCAATTGCACTTTTAATAATTCCATTTATATGACCTCTCTCAATTATGTCATTTGGGTCTCTATCATCAGTACAAAAAGAGAAGAAAAAGTGGTTCATTTCATTTACTGCTGGAAGTAATGCATTCAGGTTTCTGGCTGCTGTCCCTTCTCTAATAAATATTTGCATTCCTTTTGAAAGTTTTTCTAATGCTTCTTGCTTTGTTTCACATTCATGATCAGATCGAACAAAAGCATCAATATATGCATTTAACTCTTTTCCAGTTAATCCTGGTGCATGGCCATCAATCTTTTTATATTTATGTCTTAATATCTCAATTTTTGTAATGAGCTCTCTATCACAATTTAAAACACCAGGATAATTCATAACTTCTCCTAAAGCGATAATTCTAAACGGATATTTTTCAACTAAGCTCACCATATCTTCAGCACCAAGTGTTGCTCCTGATGTTTCAAGATTTGTTGCGGGCACTGCAGATGGAATTGCGAAATAGACATTTAACGGTATACCTTCAGTTGCCTTAATCATGTATTCAATACCTTCTACACCTAAAACATTTGCAATTTCATGTGGATCTGCAATAATTGTTGTCGTACCAAAAGGAAGGATTAATTTTGCAAACTCAGTAGGCGAAAGCATAGAACTTTCAATATGAACATGAGCATCAATAAGTCCAGGAATTGCAAATAGGCCTTTTGCATCAATAACTTCCTTTCCAACTTTATAATCATCTCCAATTCCTGCAATTCTTTTTTTATAAAGAGCAACATTAGTTTTTTCAATTTTTCCTGTAAAAACATTCACAAGATTAACATTCTTTATTAATACATCAGGCATTTTTTTTCCCAAAGCAACAGGAACAATTTCATATATTTTCATCTTATCCCTCCTTCTTTTTAGGAAGATTATATAAAAAAATCACCCTTATAAAAAAGGGTGATTTTTTACCTTATTTAATAATAAATTCTAAAAATTATGAAATATTATCCTTTTTAACCTCTCAGTAATTGTAAAATATTTTGTGGAAGTGTATTTGCCTGAGCAAGCATTGCCATCCCTGATTGAATTAATATCTGCTGTTTTGTAAAGAACATCATTTGTTTAGCCATATCAGCATCTCTTATTCTACTTTCTGACGATGTTAGATTTTCTGATGAAACACCTAAATTAGCAATTGTATGTTCCAATCTATTTTGCATTGCTCCTAATTTTGAGCGAATTCCACTTACTTTATCTATTGCAGCATCTATTAAACTTATTACCCTTTCTGCTCCATCTTGCGAGGTAACATCAATTAAACTAGTGATAAGTCCCAAATTTTTTGAATCAACAGCGTCAATTCCACCAACCATATTTGCTCCCTCATTTGCACCAATCTGGAAAACCAAATAATCAGAACCAGTGTATTTCCCTTCAATTCTTGCAACCGCAGCATCAATAACTTCACCACTTGGTAATCCATTATAATTTGAAATTGATATGACAGTTGAATCCCATCTTAAAGTAACCCCACCTACTACAACATATCCTTGAGAAAAAGAAGTAACAATTGTGCTATAAACAGATGAACTTGTTACTAAAGTTATTCTTACATCCAATGCACTTGTAGGTGAACCTCTAAATTGTCCTACCTCAACCAAATAAGTACCTTCTTTAGCATTTTGATTTAAAGTGTTAATTGTTAAATCTATTATTCCACCATTTACAATATCTGCTTCAGCATTTGCTCTAAAACCTTCTAAACTTCCATTCAAAAGCTTTTTTGTATTAAATTCAGTTGAACGGGCTATTCTATCAATTTCTTGACGTAATTGTTCTATTTCAGCTTGAATATTTTCTCTATCAACATCAGTATTTGTATCACTTGCTGCTTGAACTGCAAGTTCCCTCATTCTCTGAAGTATTGAATGAACTTCATTTAATGCACCTTCTGCTGTTTGAATTAAAGATATAGCATCTTGTGCATTCTTTCTTGCCATATCAAGTCCTTTAATTTGACCTCTCATCTTTTCACTTATTGCAAGTCCAGCTGCATCATCAGCTGCTCTGTTAATCCTTAATCCTGATGATAATTTTTCCAAAGTTTTTGTCATATTTGAATTAGTTAATGAAATTTGCCTCCAAGCATTTAAAGCACTTAAATTATGATTTATTCTCACTTTTTACACCTCCTATTCTTTTTCTAACAAATTTTTCTTTATTAATTATTTATTTTCCTAAAAAAAAATAGCATCTCACCATAAGGTGAGATGCTATTTTAAAGAAATTCTTATTATTTTAACGATCCAGGGAAATGACAAGCTACAAAGTGACCAGGTGATACTTCTTTCAATTGTGGCTCTTCTTTAGCACAAATTTCTTTTGCTACAGGACATCTTGGATGAAATCTACATCCACTTGGTGGATTAACAGGACTTGGAACATCTCCTGTTAAAATTATCCTCTTTTTCTTATATTCTGGGTTTGGAACCGGTATAGCACTCATTAATGCTTTTGTATATGGATGTAATGGATTATCAAATAATTCTTTCTTTGAAGCATTTTCAACAATCTTTCCTAAATACATAACGACAACTCTATCAGAAATATATTTAATGACTGATAGGTCATGTGAAATAAATAAATAAGTTAAATTATGTTTCTTTTGAAGTTCAAGCATTAAGTTAATAACTTGAGATCTAATGGAAACATCAAGTGCTGCTACTGCTTCATCGGCAACTATTAACTTTGGATTCATTAATAATGCCCTTGCTATTCCTATTCTTTGACGTTGCCCTCCTGAAAATTGGTGAGGAAATCTATACATATGTTCTCCATGAATACCAACTTCTTCTAAAACTTCTTTTACCTTATCTACTACTTCAGATTTTTTTATCAGACCATGCAATACAGGTCCTTCAGAAACAATTGTCTTAACTCTAATTCTTGGATTAAGAGAACTATATGGATCCTGAAAAACTATTTGCATCGTTCTTCTAAAATCTCTTCTCTTTTCAGTAATATTATCTAAAAGTTTGCTATAAAAACCACTTTCGCCTAGTTCGTCATATATTTCATAGTATTCTTTATCAATTCCTGTAAATTTTGATGGATCTTCTTTTTTAAATTTCTCTATATACATTTTCTTTAAATATTTCTTTGCCTTATAACGTGGCATAAAATAATATGTTGTATCCTTTCCGTCTACTATAATTCTTCCAGATGTAGGTTCATAAAGTCTTAAAAGCGTCATTCCGGCAGTAGTTTTTCCACAGCCTGATTCACCAACAAGCCCAACAGTCTCCCCCTCATAAATTTCAAAGCTGATGTCATCTACTGCTCTAACCCATGCTACAACTCTTTTAAATACTCCTGCACGAATTGGAAAATACTTTACAAGATTATCAACTTTAACTAATACTTTTTTTTCACTCATGCACTTTCACCAGCCTTTTTGAGTTTCTGAGCCTCTTCAATTTTTTTATAATAAAAACATCTTGAATAATGATTTTTTCCAACTTCATATAACGGTGGAATTTCCTTTTTACATCTTTCATCTGCAAACTCACATCTAGTATTAAATCTACATCCTGGTGGAAAATGCAATGGATCAGGAACAATTCCAGGAATATTATAAAGTTTATCCTGCTCAATATCTAACCTTGGAATTGAATTCAAAAGTCCCCAAGTATATGGATGCCTCATTTCTTTAAATAATTCTTTTACATCAGCTGTTTCCATAACCATTCCACCATACATTACAACAACTCTATCGGCATTTTCTGCAATAACACCAACATCATGCGTAATTAAAATTATAGCCATTCCATACTCTCTTTGTAATTCCTTCATTAAATCAAGGATTTGCGCTTGAATAGTAACATCAAGTGCGGTTGTTGGTTCATCAGCAATTAATAATTTTGGCTTACATGAAAGTGCCATTGCAATCATTGCTCTTTGCCTCATACCACCAGATAATTCATGTGGATATTCATCAACACGTTTTTCTGGTTCAGGTATTCCAACTTTTCTTAGCATGTCAATTGCCATTCTTCTAGCTTCTTTTTTATCAACATCTTGGTGCAACAAAATTGCTTCCATAATCTGCTCACCAATTGTAAAAACTGGGTTTAAAGCTACCATTGGTTCCTGAAAAATCATTGCAATATCATTACCTCTAATTTTTCTCATCTCATCTTCTGATAGCTCTAAAAGATTCTTTCCTTCAAAAATTATTTGACTTCCTT
Above is a window of Thermosipho japonicus DNA encoding:
- a CDS encoding 8-oxoguanine deaminase, with amino-acid sequence MRKLFKNISYVYTFDEKIGDIENGYILVEDNVIKEVGRNWENIEADEIYDLDGYMIIPGFVNTHHHMFQSLTRGLAADKKLFDWLVFHYEIWKFIDEEAIYVSSLIALYEMIKTGVTTTTDHLYLYPYGNNKLFDAEIEAAKLIGVRFHPTRGSMSLSKKNGGLPPDSVVQTDDEILQESVRVIEKYHDPSKYSMLRVALAPCSPFSVTPYLMKETVKIANKYDVLLHTHLAETRDEEEYCLEKFGKRPVDYMEELGWLNNKVWFAHMVWLSKEDMEKLSKNNVGMAHCPSSNMRLGSGIAPVSELKNKIRIGIAVDGSASNDTNNMIMEARNALLLQRAKYGANALTVREVLKMATIGGAGVLKMDDYIGKIAPEMAADFIGFKLDKVEFAGGLHNPINSILLCDPKQVDLSVINGEIKILNSEFTNFEISDFLEKHNMISKKLLKKAGILL
- a CDS encoding PLP-dependent cysteine synthase family protein: MMRKVPVIGPTFEEMLNPEKIDPKIRKRAIEMKKKDPLHPINLFNITWKDENNEIYYFEVPKDITGVDANIIVLYAKEFPSGSHKVGATYSVLAEKTVYGEVDPLKHTLIWPSTGNYGIGGAWVSSRMNYRSIVLLPELMSKERFEIIRKYGAEVIATPGCESNVKEIYDKSKELYNKDPEHVRILNQFEEFGNYRFHYYVTGNTMIELVKNKKIGNSRISAVVLGVGSAGTIASGDRVKQEFSEAKVVAVEPLQCPTISLNGYGGHDIQGIGDKHVTWIHNVMNNDAVVLVDDMESKKMLQVLSDPVGIEFLKEFAPKDMVDFISDKFGISGVANLIGAIKVAKYYNFTSDDNIFIVATDSIERYYSVMKDLEEKFGKLDRAEAKARTERILLYKEPSWIFEGDKYSRERWHNLKYYTWVEQQGKTVEELNAQKDQSYWIKQQEKVYEVNEKILEYRKKHYDELMKIYFED
- a CDS encoding xanthine dehydrogenase family protein molybdopterin-binding subunit, producing the protein MNVIGKKVERIDGLEKAYGISKYVADYYFENMLYAGVVYANVPHGILKNIDISEAKKIPGVVYIATYKDVPGVNKFGHVIDDMNFLVPVGEKIRFEGDVLALIAAESKHAIEEARKLIKVEIEELPPVLSIDEAIKDKIIVNGKSNIGFHRKIRRGNVDDAFSKADLIIDEKFETGYQEHSYLETQGVVANYTPRGVMEIYVSAQCPFYVQKDVAKILGIELNRLNVIQTETGGGFGGKEDVPSYIASKAALLSYITKRPVKLIYTREMDIKETSKRHPSKSYYKVAFSKDGKILGIKTKVYLDMGAYSTLSPIVMYRTMVHASGAYSVKNVSVDVYGVYTNKVPCGAFRGFGSPQVLVAIESIMDRAAKKLNIDPYKIRMRNALDMNKETSTGHVLTQSVGAKKTLEKIYKASNYEILKKEVLEYNKNSKLKKLGLGWSHIFYGVSLGAGGQHLDGATATINVQSDGTINVMIGNTEMGQGAKTTMAIIVSEILGQDISKIRVLQPETLFIQDSGPTVASRTTFFSGNALKIATEKLKKNIVEFLVSYFGVGENEISFLDGKVFIREKVFSFEEIAKLCNDNNVKLSEVGWYKSPKLHFDHENGIGEAYITYSFATQLSLVEVDLLTGKVALKEAWVCHDIGKVINLEGAVGQVQGGVIQGMGYAIMEEIKQNSGKILTTNFNNYLIPTIKDIPEKIHVYFVEEEFSEGPFGAKGLGEPSLMTSPPSVLNAVSNAIGSFLNKIPISLEEIVKNTKEGKL
- the ade gene encoding adenine deaminase, which produces MKIYEIVPVALGKKMPDVLIKNVNLVNVFTGKIEKTNVALYKKRIAGIGDDYKVGKEVIDAKGLFAIPGLIDAHVHIESSMLSPTEFAKLILPFGTTTIIADPHEIANVLGVEGIEYMIKATEGIPLNVYFAIPSAVPATNLETSGATLGAEDMVSLVEKYPFRIIALGEVMNYPGVLNCDRELITKIEILRHKYKKIDGHAPGLTGKELNAYIDAFVRSDHECETKQEALEKLSKGMQIFIREGTAARNLNALLPAVNEMNHFFFSFCTDDRDPNDIIERGHINGIIKSAIDNGIDPIIAIRMATINTAKYFNLRSMGAISPGYKADIVFVDSLKDFNIRFVIKDSKIVVEDRRINMNVESIIRNIPNTLGKINIVKNYSLSIKNRNRKIRVISVKSGTLLTDELIFEPKVEKGYVVSDIDRDIIKIAVFDRHKASGYSIGFVHGLSIKNGAIATTIGHDSHNLTVVGTNDEDMNYAISRIKELNGGIVVVKNKKLIASLSLPIAGLMSDKNYGFVVEELRKLKNSLVEIGVNSDILMQIHFLQLAVIPKLKITDKGLIDVEKQKIVDLFVEV
- a CDS encoding flagellin; the protein is MRINHNLSALNAWRQISLTNSNMTKTLEKLSSGLRINRAADDAAGLAISEKMRGQIKGLDMARKNAQDAISLIQTAEGALNEVHSILQRMRELAVQAASDTNTDVDRENIQAEIEQLRQEIDRIARSTEFNTKKLLNGSLEGFRANAEADIVNGGIIDLTINTLNQNAKEGTYLVEVGQFRGSPTSALDVRITLVTSSSVYSTIVTSFSQGYVVVGGVTLRWDSTVISISNYNGLPSGEVIDAAVARIEGKYTGSDYLVFQIGANEGANMVGGIDAVDSKNLGLITSLIDVTSQDGAERVISLIDAAIDKVSGIRSKLGAMQNRLEHTIANLGVSSENLTSSESRIRDADMAKQMMFFTKQQILIQSGMAMLAQANTLPQNILQLLRG
- a CDS encoding ABC transporter ATP-binding protein, with the translated sequence MSEKKVLVKVDNLVKYFPIRAGVFKRVVAWVRAVDDISFEIYEGETVGLVGESGCGKTTAGMTLLRLYEPTSGRIIVDGKDTTYYFMPRYKAKKYLKKMYIEKFKKEDPSKFTGIDKEYYEIYDELGESGFYSKLLDNITEKRRDFRRTMQIVFQDPYSSLNPRIRVKTIVSEGPVLHGLIKKSEVVDKVKEVLEEVGIHGEHMYRFPHQFSGGQRQRIGIARALLMNPKLIVADEAVAALDVSIRSQVINLMLELQKKHNLTYLFISHDLSVIKYISDRVVVMYLGKIVENASKKELFDNPLHPYTKALMSAIPVPNPEYKKKRIILTGDVPSPVNPPSGCRFHPRCPVAKEICAKEEPQLKEVSPGHFVACHFPGSLK
- a CDS encoding ABC transporter ATP-binding protein codes for the protein MEKKPLLEVKNLKTYFHTEDGIVKAVDGVDFEVYPGETLGIVGESGSGKSVTSLSILRLLDPNGEILEGSQIIFEGKNLLELSEDEMRKIRGNDIAMIFQEPMVALNPVFTIGEQIMEAILLHQDVDKKEARRMAIDMLRKVGIPEPEKRVDEYPHELSGGMRQRAMIAMALSCKPKLLIADEPTTALDVTIQAQILDLMKELQREYGMAIILITHDVGVIAENADRVVVMYGGMVMETADVKELFKEMRHPYTWGLLNSIPRLDIEQDKLYNIPGIVPDPLHFPPGCRFNTRCEFADERCKKEIPPLYEVGKNHYSRCFYYKKIEEAQKLKKAGESA